One window of Pyrus communis chromosome 12, drPyrComm1.1, whole genome shotgun sequence genomic DNA carries:
- the LOC137711259 gene encoding probable polyamine transporter At1g31830 → MGTGAVPLDRELWTDGYFSDIVKIFGGVWLRWWIQGAAAVSNMGMFVAKMSSDSFQLLGMAERGMHPKFFGKRSRHGTQVIGILFSASGVLSLSWLSFQEIVAAKNFLYCFGMILEFISLIRLRVKYPATSRPYKIPVGTVGAILMCIPPTALICVVLALSTLKIVVVSLVAILIGLVMQPCLTYVERKRWIKFSVSADLPDLHGANQGSVGAIRH, encoded by the coding sequence ATGGGTACTGGGGCTGTTCCACTCGACCGTGAGTTGTGGACAGATGGATATTTCTCAGACATTGTCAAAATATTTGGGGGAGTTTGGTTGAGATGGTGGATCCAAGGGGCTGCAGCAGTTTCGAATATGGGGATGTTTGTTGCTAAAATGAGCAGCGACTCCTTCCAACTTCTTGGGATGGCAGAACGAGGGATGCACCCTAAGTTTTTTGGTAAGCGTTCTCGTCATGGAACCCAAGTAATTGGTATTTTGTTCTCAGCTTCTGGGGTCCTTTCGCTATCTTGGTTGAGTTTTCAAGAGATTGTAGCCGCAAAAAACTTCTTGTACTGTTTTGGAATGATCTTGGAGTTTATATCGTTGATACGGTTAAGAGTGAAGTACCCAGCTACATCTCGTCCTTACAAGATACCCGTTGGAACAGTTGGAGCCATTCTTATGTGTATTCCTCCAACCGCACTAATTTGTGTAGTTTTGGCTCTTTCAACACTCAAGATCGTAGTTGTGAGCCTTGTCGCTATATTGATCGGCCTTGTGATGCAGCCATGTCTCACTTACGTTGAGAGAAAGAGGTGGATCAAGTTCTCCGTCAGCGCCGACCTCCCAGATCTTCACGGTGCTAATCAGGGAAGTGTTGGCGCCATAAGACATTAG